The region TAAAGAAAAAGCGTCGCTATACAAGCCACGCTTTTTCTGTTAATTCATTAACCCATTGATTATCCGCGTAATTCAGCAATACGAGACTGAACAGCTTCACGTTTTTCAACGTAATCTTGCTCTTTTGCACGCTCTTCTTCTACTACTTTAGCAGGCGCTTTTGCAATAAAGCCTTGGTTGTTTAATTTCTTTTGTACACGTTCTACTTCTTTGTTTAACTTGTCGTATTCTTTTTCTAAACGCGCGATTTCTTCTTCGATATTAATTAAACCTTCAAGAGGTAAAATTAATTCTGCGCCTGTTACAACAGCAGTCATCGCTTTTTCATCTAATGAAACATCTGTTGAAATCACAAGCTCACTTGGATTACAGAAACGCTCTACATACGCACGATTCTTTTCAAGCTGGCTTTGAATATTTTCATCTTTAGCTTTGATAAATAATTTTACTTGTTTGCTCATCGGCGTATTCACTTCAGCACGAATGTTACGAACAGCGCGGATAATATCTACAAGTAAACGCATATCGTTAGCCGCTTCTTTATCAGAAAGCTCAGCGCGGACTTCCGGCCATTTAGCTACTGTAATCGATTCGCCTTCATGCGGCAAGCTTTGCCAAATTTCCTCGGTAATAAACGGCATGAATGGATGTAAAAGTCGCATTGTGTTATCAAGTACATAAGCTAAAATTGAGCGAGTTGTCTTTTTAGCTGCTTCATCTTCTCCGTAAAGAGGAAGTTTAGCCATTTCAATGTACCAATCGCAGAAATCATCCCAAATAAAGTTATAGAGAATGCGTCCAACTTCACCGAATTCATATTTATCAGCTAATTTTGTTACATGCTCAATCGTCTCATTTAAGCGCGTTAAAATCCATTTATCAGCAACAGATTTTTCGCCTGATAAATCAAGCTCTTCAAATGTGATACCGTCCATATTCATTAATGCAAAACGAGAAGCATTCCAAATCTTATTTGCAAAGTTCCACGTCGCTTCTACTTTTTCAAAGCTGAAGCGTAAATCTTGTCCTGGTGAGCTTCCTGTAGATAAGAAGTAGCGAAGAGAATCGGCACCGTATTTCTCGATTACTTCCATCGGATCTACACCGTTACCAAGTGATTTACTCATTTTACGACCTTCAGCATCTCGTACAAGACCGTGAATTAGTACATCGTCAAACGGACGTTTACCCGTAAATTCAAGACCTTGGAAAATCATACGAGATACCCAGAAGAAAATAATGTCGTAGCCTGTTACAAGCACGTTTGTTGGATAGTAGCGTTTGAAATCAGCTGCATCCACATCCGGCCAGCCCATTGTTGAGAAAGGCCATAGTGCCGAACTAAACCATGTGTCTAATACATCTGAATCCTGTTCCCAGTTTTCGATATCTGCTGGAGCTTCATGATCTACGTATACTTCTCCAGTTTCTTTATGGTACCAAGCTGGAATGCGGTGTCCCCACCAAAGCTGACGTGAAATACACCAGTCGCGAATATTTTCCATCCAGTGTAAATATGTCTTTTCAAAACGATCAGGTACAAAGTTTACTTTTTCTTCTTGTTTTTGAAGATCTACCGCTTTATCTGCTAACGGCTGCATTTTTACAAACCATTGAGTTGATAAATAAGGTTCAACAACGGCACCGCTTCGTTCACTATGACCTACTGAATGCATGTGGTCTTCAATGTTGAACAATACACCGGCTTCTTGAAGGTCTTTAACAATTTGCTTACGGCAAGCAAAACGGTCCATTCCTTCATATTTACCTGCTTTGTCATTCATCGTACCGTCTTGATTCATCACTAAAATACGCTCTAAATTATGACGGTTTCCAATTTCAAAATCGTTCGGGTCATGAGCAGGTGTAATTTTTACCGCACCAGAACCGAATTCCATATCGACATAATCATCGCCTACGATTGGAATTTCACGACCTACAATCGGAAGGACAACCTTTTTGCCGATTAAGTGCTTATAGCGATCATCTTCAGGGTGAACAGCTACAGCCGTATCTCCTAGCATTGTTTCAGGACGAGTTGTTGCGATTTCGATATGTCCAGAACCATCTGCCAACGGATAGCGCATATGATAAAACGCACCTTGTACATCTTTGTAAATAACCTCGATGTCTGAAAGAGCTGTTTTTGTAGCTGGATCCCAGTTAATAATATATTCTCCGCGATAGATTAACCCTTTTTTGTAAAGCGTTACGAATACTTCACGTACTGCTTTAGAAAGGCCTTCATCAAGCGTGAAGCGCTCGCGTGAATAGTCTAAGCCAAGTCCTAGCTTCGACCACTGCTGGCGAATAAAGCTTGCATATTCTTCTTTCCATTTCCACGTTTCAGCTACAAAGTTTTCGCGGCCTAGATCGTAGCGGCTTTTCCCTTCGCTGCGAAGCTTTTCTTCTACTTTTGCCTGCGTTGCAATCCCTGCATGGTCCATGCCAGGAAGCCATAGAACGTCATAGCCTTGCATGCGCTTCATACGCGTTAAAATGTCTTGTAACGTTGTATCCCAAGCGTGGCCTAAATGCAGCTTGCCCGTTACGTTCGGGGGTGGAATTACAATTGTGTATGGCTCTTTTTCAGGGTCGTTTGTTGCTTCAAAAAACTTTCCGTCTAACCAATACTGATAACGATTTTCTTCAACGGCTTTTGGATCATACTTCGTTGGAAGAGTCACTTCTTTTT is a window of Priestia aryabhattai DNA encoding:
- a CDS encoding valine--tRNA ligase; the protein is MSEKEVTLPTKYDPKAVEENRYQYWLDGKFFEATNDPEKEPYTIVIPPPNVTGKLHLGHAWDTTLQDILTRMKRMQGYDVLWLPGMDHAGIATQAKVEEKLRSEGKSRYDLGRENFVAETWKWKEEYASFIRQQWSKLGLGLDYSRERFTLDEGLSKAVREVFVTLYKKGLIYRGEYIINWDPATKTALSDIEVIYKDVQGAFYHMRYPLADGSGHIEIATTRPETMLGDTAVAVHPEDDRYKHLIGKKVVLPIVGREIPIVGDDYVDMEFGSGAVKITPAHDPNDFEIGNRHNLERILVMNQDGTMNDKAGKYEGMDRFACRKQIVKDLQEAGVLFNIEDHMHSVGHSERSGAVVEPYLSTQWFVKMQPLADKAVDLQKQEEKVNFVPDRFEKTYLHWMENIRDWCISRQLWWGHRIPAWYHKETGEVYVDHEAPADIENWEQDSDVLDTWFSSALWPFSTMGWPDVDAADFKRYYPTNVLVTGYDIIFFWVSRMIFQGLEFTGKRPFDDVLIHGLVRDAEGRKMSKSLGNGVDPMEVIEKYGADSLRYFLSTGSSPGQDLRFSFEKVEATWNFANKIWNASRFALMNMDGITFEELDLSGEKSVADKWILTRLNETIEHVTKLADKYEFGEVGRILYNFIWDDFCDWYIEMAKLPLYGEDEAAKKTTRSILAYVLDNTMRLLHPFMPFITEEIWQSLPHEGESITVAKWPEVRAELSDKEAANDMRLLVDIIRAVRNIRAEVNTPMSKQVKLFIKAKDENIQSQLEKNRAYVERFCNPSELVISTDVSLDEKAMTAVVTGAELILPLEGLINIEEEIARLEKEYDKLNKEVERVQKKLNNQGFIAKAPAKVVEEERAKEQDYVEKREAVQSRIAELRG